Proteins co-encoded in one Bactrocera dorsalis isolate Fly_Bdor unplaced genomic scaffold, ASM2337382v1 BdCtg320, whole genome shotgun sequence genomic window:
- the LOC105227072 gene encoding histone deacetylase complex subunit SAP18: protein MANVESMIVEEKSHIKPIDREKTCPLLLRVFCSTGRHHSVSEYMYGNVPSNELQIYTWQDATLHELTSLVRDVNPDTRKKGTYFDFAIVFPNFRNNHYQMREIGVTCTGQKGADDTKTLAQAKFCIGDFLDISITPPNRLPPIRRQRPY, encoded by the exons ATGGCCAACGTAGAATCAATGATTGTGGAAGAGAAGTCTCACATAAAACCTATAGATCGTGAAAAA aCATGTCCGCTGTTGTTACGTGTTTTCTGCTCGACTGGTCGCCATCACTCCGTATCAGAATACATGTATGGTAATGTACCAAGCAATGAACTACAGATATATACCTGGCAGGACGCCACACTACATGAACTCACATCGCTAGTACGAGATGTTAATCCTGATACTCGTAAAAAAGGAACTTACTTCGACTTCGCAATAGTATTTCCGAATTTCCGCAATAATCACTACCAGATGCGTGAAATCGGTGTAACCTGTACTGGTCAAAAGGGAGCAGATGATACCAAAACATTGGCACAAGCTAAATTCTGCATTGGTGATTTTCTAGACATTTCCATCACACCACCTAATCGTTTGCCGCCCATACGCCGTCAGAGACCGTACTAG